A single genomic interval of Capricornis sumatraensis isolate serow.1 chromosome 11, serow.2, whole genome shotgun sequence harbors:
- the GLI4 gene encoding zinc finger protein GLI4, producing MAALGDGQEPPHVLSPVSFESPGTPGAHHHEAQLHLHLHGHQHGFPSSSPEVPSQPPQEQEPSDLDFQEVAEVQICRDTCWSGSESEPEQAPSSPCQHDPEDEVHQAEGVLRTLLRSLPRRPSGGDRFGQEPSLEQPAGQPPRAGPRSQKRGTWIGSQGASETESSPGRTAELAGGLSRGSGLGTQQGGPRGGKPHRCEACGKSFKYNSLLMKHQRIHTGEKPYACHECGKRFRGWSGFIQHHRIHTGEKPYECGQCGRAFSHSSHFTQHLRIHNGEKPYECGECGQAFSQSSNLVRHQRLHTGEKPYACSQCGKAFIWSSVLIEHQRIHTGEKPYECPDCGKAFRGRSHFFRHLRTHTGEKPFACGTCGKAFGQSSQLIQHQRVHYRE from the exons ATGGCGGCCCTGGGGGACGGTCAGGAGCCCCCTCATGTCCTGTCCCCCGTCAGTTTCGAGTCACCCGGGACACCTGGAGCCCACCACCATGAAGCCCAACTTCACCTCCACCTCCACGGTCATCAACATG GCTTCCCCAGCAGCAGCCCTGAGgtgccctcccagcccccacagGAGCAGGAGCCGTCAGACCTGGACTTCCAGGAGGTGGCAGAGGTCCAGATCTGCAGAGACACCTGCTGGTCAG GTTCTGAGTCGGAGCCGGAGCAGGCCCCGTCGTCTCCCTGCCAGCACGATCCTGAAGACGAGGTGCACCAGGCCGAGGGCGTGCTAAGGACCCTGCTGAGGAGCCTTCCCCGCAGACCCAGTGGTGGGGATCGCTTTGGGCAGGAGCCCAGCCTGGAGCAGCCAGCAGGCCAGCCACCGAGGGCTGGGCCCCGTTCCCAGAAGAGAGGCACCTGGATCGGGTCGCAGGGGGCCTCCGAGACGGAGAGCAGCCCGGGGCGCACAGCCGAGCTGGCGGGCGGCTTGAGCCGGGGCTCAGGCCTCGGGACCCAGCAGGGTGGCCCGCGGGGCGGGAAGCCGCACAGGTGCGAGGCCTGCGGCAAGAGCTTCAAGTACAACTCGCTCCTGATGAAGCACCAGCGCATCcacacgggcgagaagccctACGCCTGCCACGAGTGCGGCAAACGCTTCCGCGGCTGGTCGGGCTTCATCCAACACCACCGCATCCACACGGGCGAAAAGCCCTATGAGTGCGGCCAGTGTGGCCGCGCCTTCAGCCACAGCTCACACTTCACGCAGCACCTGCGCATCCACAATGGGGAGAAGCCATACGAGTGCGGCGAATGCGGCCAGGCCTTCAGCCAGAGCTCCAACCTGGTGCGGCACCAGCGGCTGCACACGGGCGAGAAGCCGTACGCCTGCAGCCAGTGCGGCAAGGCCTTCATCTGGAGCTCGGTGCTCATCGAGCACCAGCGCATCCACACGGGTGAGAAGCCCTACGAGTGCCCCGACTGTGGCAAGGCCTTCCGCGGCCGCTCGCACTTCTTCCGGCACCTGCGGACCCACACCGGTGAGAAGCCCTTCGCCTGTGGCACCTGCGGCAAGGCCTTTGGCCAGAGTTCCCAGCTCATCCAGCACCAGAGGGTCCACTACCGGGAGTAG
- the ZFP41 gene encoding LOW QUALITY PROTEIN: zinc finger protein 41 homolog (The sequence of the model RefSeq protein was modified relative to this genomic sequence to represent the inferred CDS: inserted 3 bases in 2 codons; substituted 1 base at 1 genomic stop codon), translated as MKKPTGKKNKTQTPKAEVHVQKDTAKEEKASGKXTAKPTLAQKHRKEARLSPENEKHMFEALDASFKDDFEGVPMFTPFQRKKPYECSECGCIFKHXTDHVHHQRVHIGEKPFQCAQCRKTFRHSSDVTKHQRIHPREKPFKCSECSKAFNCSSNLLKXQKTHTGEKPYGCKECGKTFAYSSCLISHRKHHPQKKH; from the exons ATGAAGAAGCCCACAGGCAAGAAAAATAAGACCCAGACCCCAAAGGCAGAAGTGCACGTGCAGAAGGACACTGCCAAAGAAGAGAAGGCATCTGGGA GAACAGCCAAACCCACTTTGGCCCAAAAGCACAGGAAGGAAGCGCGCCTCAGTCCTGAGAATGAGAAGCACATGTTTGAGGCCTTAGATGCTTCGTTTAAAGATGACTTTGAAGGAGTTCCCATGTTCACTCCCTTCCAGAGGAAGAAGCCCTACGAATGCAGCGAATGTGGGTGCATCTTTAAGCACTAGACAGATCATGTTCATCACCAGAGAGTCCACATTGGAGAGAAGCCCTTCCAGTGTGCCCAGTGCAGGAAGACATTCAGGCACAGCTCTGACGTGACCAAGCACCAGAGGATTCACCCCAGAGAAAAGCCCTTTAAATGTAGTGAGTGCAGCAAAGCCTTTAACTGCAGTTCCAATCTCCTGAA CCAGAAAAcccacactggagagaagccgTACGGATGTAAGGAGTGTGGAAAGACCTTTGCCTACAGCTCATGTCTCATTAGCCATCGGAAACATCACCCACAGAAGAAGCATTGA
- the GPIHBP1 gene encoding glycosylphosphatidylinositol-anchored high density lipoprotein-binding protein 1 isoform X1, which translates to MKALTAVLLALLWCRQQGRGQAQEDEDDDPDAGREGYDDEEDEEEEEASAPAGSRGSGPQCYTCQSLHKGESCEQVQSCVLPRTCKAIVSSWNAGEGPPGGGGTASPKAVRGPIPAVSRPVGSTLSPHRVRSPDHLLGVVCRHMSSHQQDGGRIPDDHILLPVQPVQHPTLARSPGEGGRWPPGEPCDCGRHRPAQPPGRPSGHGALSRAVPPRAQHGLHPGWPALCPLSPVPSPRPWRINWKHP; encoded by the exons ATGAAGGCGCTAACGGCTGTCCTGCTGGCCCTGCTGTGGTGCAGGCAGCAAG GGAGAGGGCAGGCGCAGGAGGACGAGGACGACGACCCGGACGCTGGGCGCGAAGGCTACGATGATgaggaggatgaggaggaagaggaggccagCGCGCCTGCGGGCAGCAGGGGCTCAG GGCCACAGTGCTACACGTGCCAGTCCCTGCACAAGGGGGAGAGCTGCGAGCAGGTGCAGAGCTGCGTGCTCCCCAGGACGTGCAAAGCCATCGTCTCCTCCTGGAACGCTGGTGAGGGGCCACCCGGGGGTGGCGGGACGGCGTCACCCAAGGCTGTGAGGGGCCCCATCCCTGCCGTGTCCCGTCCCGTGGGATCCACTCTCTCCCCTCACAGAGTCAGGTCCCCAGACCACCTACTCGGGGTGGTGTGCAGACACATGTCAAGCCATCAGCAGGACGGTGGAAGGATCCCTGACGACCATATCCTGTTGCCAGTCCAGCCTGTGCAACACCCCACCCTGGCAAGATCcccaggggaggggggcaggtggCCCCCGGGGGAGCCCTGCGACTGTGGCCGCCACCGTCCTGCTCAGCCTCCTGGCCGGCCTTCAGGCCATGGGGCTCTGAGTAGGGCGGTCCCTCCTCGCGCCCAGCATGGCTTGCACCCTGGCTGGCCAGCACTCTGTCCGCTgtctcctgtcccctcccccagacCATGGAGAATAAACTGGAAGCACCCGTGA
- the GPIHBP1 gene encoding glycosylphosphatidylinositol-anchored high density lipoprotein-binding protein 1 isoform X2, which translates to MKALTAVLLALLWCRQQGRGQAQEDEDDDPDAGREGYDDEEDEEEEEASAPAGSRGSGPQCYTCQSLHKGESCEQVQSCVLPRTCKAIVSSWNAESGPQTTYSGWCADTCQAISRTVEGSLTTISCCQSSLCNTPPWQDPQGRGAGGPRGSPATVAATVLLSLLAGLQAMGL; encoded by the exons ATGAAGGCGCTAACGGCTGTCCTGCTGGCCCTGCTGTGGTGCAGGCAGCAAG GGAGAGGGCAGGCGCAGGAGGACGAGGACGACGACCCGGACGCTGGGCGCGAAGGCTACGATGATgaggaggatgaggaggaagaggaggccagCGCGCCTGCGGGCAGCAGGGGCTCAG GGCCACAGTGCTACACGTGCCAGTCCCTGCACAAGGGGGAGAGCTGCGAGCAGGTGCAGAGCTGCGTGCTCCCCAGGACGTGCAAAGCCATCGTCTCCTCCTGGAACGCTG AGTCAGGTCCCCAGACCACCTACTCGGGGTGGTGTGCAGACACATGTCAAGCCATCAGCAGGACGGTGGAAGGATCCCTGACGACCATATCCTGTTGCCAGTCCAGCCTGTGCAACACCCCACCCTGGCAAGATCcccaggggaggggggcaggtggCCCCCGGGGGAGCCCTGCGACTGTGGCCGCCACCGTCCTGCTCAGCCTCCTGGCCGGCCTTCAGGCCATGGGGCTCTGA